In Dama dama isolate Ldn47 chromosome 26, ASM3311817v1, whole genome shotgun sequence, a single genomic region encodes these proteins:
- the SCAF8 gene encoding SR-related and CTD-associated factor 8 isoform X2 gives MDTRSILYSLNDYKPPISKAKMTQITKAAIKAIKFYKHVVQSVEKFIQKCKPEYKVPGLYVIDSIVRQSRHQFGQEKDVFAPRFSNNIISTFQNLYRCPGDDKSKIVRVLNLWQKNNVFKSEIIQPLLDMAAGIPPPVVTPVLASTTAAMSNTPGTPVTPVTPANVVQGLPDPWVSQITNTDTLAAVAQILQSPQGQQLQQLIQTLQIQQQKPQPSILQALDAGLVVQLQALTAQLTAAAAAANTLNPLEQGVSFNKKLMDRFDFGEDSEHSEEPKKEIPASQLSHVSESVNNSIFHQIAEQLQQQNLEHLRQQLLEQQQPQKATPQDSQEGTFGSEHSASPSQGSSQQHFLEPEANLDDSIDIQQQDMDIDEVQDAVEEEIFEQEAKKVAVRSRSRTHSRSRSRSPRKRRSRSRSGSRKRKHRKRSRSRSRERKRKSSRSYSSERRAREREKERQKKGLPPIRSKTLSVCSTTLWVGQVDKKATQQDLTNLFEEFGQIESINMIPPRGCAYVCMVHRQDAFRALQKLSSGSYKIGSKVIKIAWALNKGVKTEYKQFWDVDLGVTYIPWEKVKVDDLEGFAEGGMIDQETVNTEWETVKSSEPVKEPAQTSQSPPPAEKETVVTTQAEVFPPPVAVLQIPVAPAVPAVNLVPPAFPVSMPVPPPGFSPIPPPPFLRASFNPSQPPPGFMPPPVPPPVVPPPTIPPVVPTSLVQPPLTMTPETVKDVGFGSLVLPGGSVASSLATATLPAGNVFNPPTKQAEPEEKVPHLIDHQISSAESTRSVIPNDISSGPAILGQPPNVTSNSGILGVQRPNVSSNNEILGVRPSNVSSSSGIIGPQPPNILNNSGILGLQPPNVSSGSGLLGVLPPNMPNNSGLLGVQPPGVPSTSGLLGTQPPAGPQNLPPLNLPNQRMPAMPMLDIRPGLIPQTPGPRFPLIQPGIPPQRGLPPPAVLDSALHPPPRGPFPPGDIFSPPERPFLVPGRQNVDNVPNPEKRIPLGNDNIQQEGDRDYRFPPIEPREAISRPPPVDVRDVVGRPVDPREGPGRPPLDGRDHFGRPPVDIRENLVRPGIDHLGRRDHFGFNPEKPWGHRDFDEREHRVLPVYGGPKGLPEERGRFRSGNYRFDPRSGPWNRGFGQEVHRDFDDRRRPWERQRDRDDRDFDFCREMNGNRLGRDRIQNTWIPPPHARVFEFFEGATSQRKGDNVPQVNGENTERHAQPPPLPAQSDPELYEKLASSSEINKEKSDTVADIESEPVVESTETEGT, from the exons TTGTATTCCCTGAATGACTACAAGCCACCCATTTCTAAAGCGAAAATGACCCAAATTACTAAGGCAGCCATCAAAGCTATAAAG ttctATAAACATGTAGTACAGAGTGTTGAGAAATTCATTCAGAAA TGTAAACCAGAGTATAAGGTACCTGGACTTTATGTTATTGACTCTATTGTACGACAATCTCGACATCAGTTTGGTCAAGAAAAGGATGTGTTTGCACCCAGATTTAGTAATAACATCATTAGCACTTTCCAGAATTTATACCGTTGCCCCGGAGATGACAAG aGTAAAATAGTGAGAGTATTAAACTTATGGCAGAAGAATAATGTATTTAAGAGTGAGATTATTCAGCCTCTTCTGGATATGGCAGCAGGGATTCCTCCTCCAGTTGTCACACCTGTTCTGGCCAGTACTACTGCTGCTATGAGCAATACCCCAG GAACTCCTGTGACACCTGTTACTCCAGCCAATGTGGTCCAAGGTTTACCTGATCCGTGGGTGTCTCAGATAACAAATACAGATACACTTGCAGCAGTAGCTCAGATCTTACAAAGTCCTCAAGGCCAACAG CTTCAGCAGCTAATACAGACCCTACAGATACAGCAGCAGAAGCCTCAGCCCTCCATCCTCCAAGCCCTGGACGCGGGTCTTGTCGTCCAGCTGCAGGCTCTCACGGCACAGCTtacagcagcagccgcagcagccaACACCCTCAATCCCCTAGAACAGGGGGTGTCTTTTAACAAG aaGTTGATGGATAGGTTTGATTTTGGGGAAGATTCTGAGCATAGTGAAGAACCCAAAAAGGAGATTCCAGCTTCTCAACT TTCTCATGTTTCGGAATCTGTGAACAACTCCATCTTTCATCAGATAGCAGAACAACTGCAGCAGCAAAATCTTGAACATCTCAGACAGCAGCTCCTGGAACAGcaacagcctcaaaag GCAACTCCTCAGGATAGTCAGGAAGGAACATTTGGGTCAGAGCATTCTGCATCACCATCACAAGGGAGCAGTCAGCAGCATTTCCTTGAACCTGAAGCAAATTTGGATGATTCCATAGATATTCAGCAACAG GATATGGATATAGATGAAGTGCAAGATGCAGTGGAAGAGGAGATCTTTGAACAGGAAGCAAAGAAAGTGGCTGTTCGTTCAAGATCAAGAACACACTCCCGATCTCGTTCAAG atcaCCAAGAAAACGAAGGTCTAGGTCACGATCTGGTTCTCGAAAGCGTAAGCACAGAAAGCGATCACGCTCCCgctctagagaaagaaaaaggaaatcatcACGTTCATACTCAAGTGAAAGGAGagccagagagagggagaaagagcgACAGAAGAAGGGATTACCTCCAATTAGATCTAAAACATTAAGTG TATGCAGTACCACTCTGTGGGTTGGTCAGGTGGACAAGAAGGCGACACAGCAAGATCTAACCAACCTGTTTGAAGAGTTTGGACAGATTGAGTCCATTAAT atGATTCCTCCCAGAGGCTGTGCTTATGTCTGCATGGTTCATCGACAAGATGCATTTCGAGCTCTTCAGAAACTTAGTTCCGGGTCTTATAAAATTGGATCCAAGGTCATTAAG aTTGCTTGGGCTTTAAACAAAGGTGTAAAAACAGAATACAAACAATTCTGGGATGTGGATCTTGGAGTTACGTATATACCGTGGGAAAAAGTTAAAGTGGATGACTTGGAAGGTTTTGCAGAAGGAGGCATGATTGATCAGGAAACTGTAAATACTG AGTGGGAAACGGTGAAGAGCTCAGAGCCTGTTAAAGAGCCGGCGCAGACAAGTCAGAGCCCGCCTCCAGCCGAGAAGGAGACAGTGGTCACCACCCAGGCGGAGGTGTTCCCCCCGCCCGTCGCTGTGTTACAG ATTCCAGTAGCTCCAGCAGTGCCTGCGGTTAATTTAGTGCCACCAGCGTTTCCTGTGTCAatgccagttcctcctcccggCTTCAGCCCAATTCctccgcctccttttctccgagCAAGTTTCAACCCTTCACAGCCACCGCCTG GTTTCATGCCTCCTCCAGTTCCACCCCCTGTTGTACCACCACCTACTATCCCGCCAGTAGTACCAACAT CTTTAGTGCAGCCGCCATTAACTATGACTCCAGAAACTGTGAAAGATGTTGGATTTGGGAGCCTTGTTTTACCAGGTGGTTCTGTTGCCAGCAGTCTTGCTACTGCCACTCTGCCAGCTGGAAATGTTTTTAATCCTCCAACGAAACAAGCAGAGCCTGAAGAAAAAGTACCTCATCTTATTGATCACCAGATTTCTTCTGCAGAAAGCACCAGATCag tgATTCCAAATGATATTTCAAGTGGCCCTGCGATTTTAGGACAGCCACCAAATGTGACAAGCAATTCTGGAATTCTGGGAGTCCAAAGACCAAACGTATCCAGTAATAATGAAATTCTGGGAGTCCGGCCATCTAATGTTTCCAGTAGTTCTGGGATTATTGGACCCCAGCCACCAAATATTCTAAATAACTCTGGCATTTTGGGATTACAGCCACCAAATGTGTCAAGTGGTTCTGGACTTTTGGGAGTGCTCCCCCCAAATATGCCTAATAATTCTGGACTTCTCGGGGTACAGCCACCTGGTGTGCCAAGTACTTCTGGGCTTTTGGGAACACAACCACCAGCTGGGCCTCAGAACTTACCCCCTTTAAATCTTCCTAATCAAAGGATGCCTGCAATGCCAATGTTAGACATTCGTCCAGGACTGATACCACAGACGCCTGGACCACGATTCCCTTTAATACAGCCTGGAATTCCACCTCAGCGGGGACTCCCTCCCCCAGCAGTACTTGATTCAGCTCTGCATCCACCACCCCGTGGTCCTTTTCCTCCAGGAGATATTTTTAGTCCACCTGAAAGACCTTTTTTAGTTCCTGGAAGACAAAATGTAGACAATGTTCCTAACCCAGAAAAAAGGATACCACTTGGGAATGATAACATTCAGCAGGAAGGTGACAGAGATTACCGGTTTCCTCCCATCGAACCCAGGGAAGCCATCAGTAGACCGCCCCCGGTGGATGTCAGGGATGTGGTTGGACGACCTGTCGATCCACGAGAAGGGCCTGGAAGGCCTCCGTTAGATGGTAGAGATCATTTTGGAAGACCTCCTGTGGATATCAGGGAGAATCTCGTGAGGCCAGGCATAGATCATCTTGGCCGAAGAGACCACTTTGGCTTTAATCCAGAGAAGCCCTGGGGGCACAGAGATTTTGATGAGCGAGAGCATCGAGTTCTACCTGTCTATGGCGGTCCGAAAGGCTTACCTGAAGAAAGAGGTAGATTTCGGTCTGGAAACTACCGGTTTGATCCTCGAAGTGGTCCTTGGAACAGAGGATTCGGACAAGAAGTTCACAGAGATTTTGATGACCGCAGAAGACCCTGGGAGAGGCAGAGGGACAGGGATGACAGAGATTTTGATTTCTGCAGAGAAATGAATGGGAATCGTCTTGGACGAGATAGAATTCAAAACACCTGGATCCCCCCTCCTCATGCTCGGGTTTTTGAGTTTTTTGAAGGGGCCACTTCTCAACGAAAAGGTGATAACGTGCCtcaggttaatggtgaaaatacTGAGAGACACGCCCAGCCACCACCTTTACCAGCGCAGAGTGATcctgaactgtatgaaaaactgGCATCTTCAAGTGAAATAAACAAGGAGAAGAGTGACACAGTTGCTGATATAGAGAGTGAACCAGTGGTAGAAAGCACAGAAACTGAGGGGACATAA